Proteins encoded by one window of bacterium:
- a CDS encoding 4Fe-4S binding protein — translation MSHRITGECIVCGACQAECPQQAICDGGERYLVDPERCSDCDTCGEVCPVGACVPG, via the coding sequence ATGAGCCACCGCATCACCGGGGAGTGCATCGTCTGCGGCGCCTGCCAGGCGGAATGTCCGCAGCAGGCGATCTGCGACGGCGGGGAGCGCTATCTGGTCGATCCCGAGAGGTGCAGCGACTGCGACACCTGTGGGGAGGTCTGCCCCGTCGGGGCTTGCGTCCCCGGGTAA
- the mutM gene encoding bifunctional DNA-formamidopyrimidine glycosylase/DNA-(apurinic or apyrimidinic site) lyase — translation MPELPEVETMVVGLRESLLGQRVRQVRVFCDRLRGQNTPAALGKVRGGRVIGLNRKGKFLLFHLSNGALLVFHLRMTGKLVLVPSRSPRSTRDRLRLDFADSDLALAFEDTRRFGSLDIVQGNETAAGLLNELGPDALLVGLEDFRGLLAASRRPIKPLLLDQRVIAGLGNIYVDESLHRAGVHPLTRASEVTRGKSRLLHGAIRRVLQTAISCRGSSVSDYRDSRNRPGTYQKHHRVYKRAGEPCVKCGGTIAYIRVGGRGTHLCPACQKRPSAGPRTA, via the coding sequence ATGCCAGAACTTCCTGAAGTAGAAACGATGGTGGTGGGCCTGAGGGAGAGCCTCCTCGGGCAGCGGGTCCGTCAGGTGCGGGTCTTCTGTGATCGGCTCCGCGGTCAGAACACGCCCGCGGCGCTGGGCAAGGTCCGCGGGGGACGCGTCATCGGGCTCAACCGCAAGGGCAAGTTTCTCCTCTTCCACCTCTCGAACGGCGCCCTGCTGGTCTTCCACCTGCGCATGACCGGCAAGCTCGTCCTGGTGCCGAGCCGCAGTCCGCGCTCCACGCGCGACCGGCTGCGCCTGGACTTCGCCGACTCCGACCTGGCGCTCGCCTTCGAGGACACCCGGCGCTTCGGCTCTCTCGACATCGTGCAGGGCAACGAGACCGCCGCGGGCCTGCTCAACGAACTGGGTCCCGACGCGCTGCTGGTGGGGCTCGAGGACTTCCGCGGGCTGCTCGCGGCGTCGCGCCGGCCGATCAAGCCGCTGCTGCTCGACCAGCGGGTGATCGCCGGCCTCGGCAACATCTATGTCGACGAGTCGCTGCACCGCGCGGGGGTGCACCCGCTGACTCGGGCTTCGGAAGTCACCCGGGGCAAGAGCCGCCTGCTCCACGGCGCCATACGGCGGGTCCTGCAGACGGCGATCTCCTGCCGCGGCTCGTCCGTTTCGGACTACCGCGACAGCCGCAACCGCCCCGGCACCTACCAGAAGCACCACCGGGTGTACAAGCGCGCGGGGGAGCCCTGCGTGAAGTGCGGGGGGACCATCGCCTACATCCGCGTTGGCGGGCGCGGCACGCACCTCTGCCCGGCCTGCCAGAAGCGACCGTCAGCCGGTCCTCGCACCGCCTGA
- a CDS encoding zinc ribbon domain-containing protein: protein MPMYEYRCGGCGHKIERYEAGRAASEGAEKCPECGRTSLRRVFSTFASNCCGDGDGGGSLPASGGCGGGSSHFS from the coding sequence ATGCCGATGTACGAGTATCGATGCGGCGGCTGCGGCCACAAGATCGAGCGTTACGAGGCCGGGCGGGCCGCATCCGAGGGAGCGGAAAAGTGCCCGGAGTGCGGCAGGACGAGTCTGCGGCGGGTCTTCTCGACGTTCGCGTCGAACTGCTGCGGTGACGGCGACGGCGGCGGGTCTCTGCCCGCCTCCGGCGGCTGTGGCGGGGGTTCCAGCCACTTCTCCTGA
- a CDS encoding ABC transporter ATP-binding protein, translating into MRQLLEIEDLRVEFTVKGRSFAAVSDVGLKLDRGRTLGLVGESGSGKTVTSLAVLRLVPAPAGRIAGGHIWFQDRDLAALPEKEMVAIRGRDISMVFQEPMTSLNPVFTAGDQVAEVYRIHLRLGRREAFERAVEMLKKVGIPDPARRAREYPHQMSGGMRQRVLIAIALACRPALLIADEPTTALDVTVQAQILTLMEQLRDEMGTALLLITHDLGVVAESADDVAVMYAGRIVEQAACRPLFESPWHPYTEGLLRSRPVLGRRGTGRHLDAIPGTVPDLRHPLPGCPFEPRCPRRQGICVERMPQLEEKSPGRLARCWIPPAPGNRP; encoded by the coding sequence TTGCGCCAACTGCTCGAGATCGAAGACCTGCGGGTGGAGTTCACCGTCAAGGGGCGGTCGTTCGCAGCGGTCTCGGACGTCGGCCTGAAGCTGGACCGCGGCCGCACGCTCGGTCTGGTCGGCGAGTCGGGGTCCGGCAAGACCGTGACCTCGCTCGCGGTGCTGCGCCTGGTCCCCGCCCCCGCGGGGCGCATCGCCGGCGGGCACATCTGGTTCCAGGACCGAGATCTCGCCGCGCTGCCGGAGAAGGAGATGGTCGCCATCCGCGGCCGGGACATCTCGATGGTCTTCCAGGAGCCGATGACGTCGCTCAATCCGGTGTTCACCGCCGGGGACCAGGTGGCGGAGGTCTACCGGATCCACCTGCGGCTCGGCCGCCGGGAGGCCTTCGAGCGCGCGGTGGAGATGCTGAAGAAGGTCGGCATCCCGGACCCGGCGCGGCGCGCGCGCGAGTACCCGCACCAGATGAGCGGGGGGATGCGCCAGCGCGTGCTCATCGCCATCGCGCTGGCCTGCCGGCCCGCGCTGCTCATCGCCGACGAGCCGACGACCGCGCTCGACGTCACCGTGCAGGCGCAGATCCTGACGCTGATGGAGCAGCTGCGCGACGAGATGGGGACGGCGCTGCTGCTCATCACGCACGACCTCGGGGTGGTGGCGGAGTCCGCGGACGACGTCGCGGTGATGTATGCCGGGCGGATCGTCGAGCAGGCCGCCTGCCGCCCGCTCTTCGAATCGCCGTGGCATCCCTACACCGAGGGGTTGCTGCGCTCGCGGCCGGTGCTCGGCAGGCGGGGGACCGGCCGGCACCTCGACGCGATCCCCGGGACGGTCCCCGACCTCAGGCACCCGCTGCCCGGCTGCCCGTTCGAGCCACGCTGCCCGCGGCGCCAGGGCATCTGCGTCGAGCGGATGCCGCAGCTCGAGGAGAAGTCCCCCGGGCGCCTCGCGCGCTGCTGGATCCCGCCAGCGCCCGGCAACAGGCCATGA